From Priestia aryabhattai, one genomic window encodes:
- the murD gene encoding UDP-N-acetylmuramoyl-L-alanine--D-glutamate ligase encodes MKSVNTYQGKQVLILGLAKSGLAAAQLVKQLGAKVVVNDQKPYEENVAAQELEKTGIEVVCGHHPLELLNRADVIVKNPGIPYSNVLLQEALKRNIPILTEVELAYEISEAPFIGITGSNGKTTTTTLIYKMLEEDQKQPLIAGNIGTVACEVAQKATKDNVIVTELSSFQLMGIEKFRPKISLLLNLFDAHLDYHGTKEEYIKAKANLFNNQTSEDFAVINADDELVMKASADVKATKVPFSVTAQTTEGAYIKNETIFFKDEEVMSLKDVVLPGKHNQENILAAVSVVKLYGCSNEAIYRVLTTFAGVKHRVQYVTTINKRKFYNDSKATNMLATKVALSAFSQPTILLAGGLDRGNEFDDLKEEFKNVKAVITFGETAPKIERVAKEVGIQIVKRVDNVKQAVSEAYACSDEEDVILLSPACASWDQFKTFEERGDIFIESVHKLK; translated from the coding sequence ATGAAATCAGTCAATACGTATCAAGGTAAACAAGTACTTATTCTAGGATTAGCCAAGAGCGGTTTAGCAGCTGCTCAGCTAGTTAAACAGCTTGGTGCTAAAGTAGTCGTTAATGATCAAAAACCGTACGAAGAGAACGTAGCAGCACAGGAATTAGAAAAAACGGGCATTGAAGTTGTCTGTGGACATCATCCGCTTGAGCTTTTAAACAGAGCGGATGTTATTGTAAAAAACCCTGGGATTCCGTATTCAAATGTTCTGTTGCAAGAAGCATTAAAGCGAAATATTCCGATTTTAACAGAAGTAGAATTAGCTTATGAAATTAGCGAAGCTCCTTTTATCGGAATTACGGGAAGCAATGGGAAGACAACAACAACAACGCTAATTTATAAAATGTTAGAAGAAGATCAAAAGCAGCCGTTGATTGCTGGAAATATTGGAACAGTAGCTTGTGAAGTAGCGCAAAAAGCAACAAAGGACAATGTAATTGTAACGGAGCTTTCTTCTTTTCAGCTGATGGGAATTGAAAAATTCCGTCCGAAAATCTCTTTATTATTGAATTTGTTTGATGCTCATTTAGACTATCATGGCACAAAAGAGGAATATATCAAAGCGAAAGCAAATCTCTTTAACAATCAAACAAGTGAAGACTTTGCCGTTATTAATGCGGATGATGAGCTAGTGATGAAAGCTAGTGCAGATGTTAAAGCGACAAAAGTACCTTTTTCTGTTACAGCTCAAACGACAGAAGGAGCGTATATTAAAAACGAAACAATTTTCTTTAAAGATGAAGAAGTGATGTCGTTAAAAGATGTGGTGCTACCAGGCAAACACAATCAAGAAAACATTTTAGCAGCTGTATCCGTTGTGAAGCTGTACGGCTGTTCAAATGAAGCTATCTACCGCGTGCTCACAACGTTTGCTGGTGTTAAACACCGCGTTCAATACGTGACGACGATCAACAAACGTAAGTTTTATAATGACTCTAAAGCTACGAATATGCTTGCTACAAAAGTAGCTCTTTCCGCTTTTTCGCAGCCGACGATTCTACTTGCAGGTGGACTCGATCGCGGCAATGAATTTGATGATTTAAAAGAAGAGTTTAAAAATGTGAAAGCTGTTATTACGTTTGGTGAAACGGCTCCTAAAATTGAACGCGTAGCAAAAGAAGTGGGAATACAAATTGTAAAACGTGTCGATAATGTTAAACAAGCAGTTTCAGAAGCATATGCTTGTTCAGATGAAGAAGATGTTATTTTATTATCTCCTGCTTGTGCAAGCTGGGATCAATTTAAAACTTTTGAAGAACGTGGTGACATCTTTATTGAATCTGTGCATAAACTGAAATAA
- the mraY gene encoding phospho-N-acetylmuramoyl-pentapeptide-transferase has protein sequence MLEQSILLTIGVAFLITVVLSPIFIPFLRRLKFGQSIRDEGPKSHQKKSGTPTMGGIMILLSIIVATLIMVNQYAELTYKTFLLLFVTIGFGLLGFLDDFIKVVLKRNLGLTSKQKFLGQVVISIIFYFIARQFEFSTEVTIPGIKDPIDLGWFYVVFLIIWLVGFSNAVNLTDGLDGLVSGTSAIAFGAFAVLAWNAEQFELSIFSVAVVGAVLGFLVFNAHPAKVFMGDTGSLALGGAIATVAVLMKMEFLLVIIGGVFVIETLSVIIQVASFKTTGKRVFKMSPLHHHYELSGWSEWRVVMTFWAVGLLFAMLGIYIEVWI, from the coding sequence GTGCTAGAACAATCAATTTTATTGACAATCGGCGTAGCCTTTTTGATTACGGTTGTATTGTCGCCGATTTTTATTCCCTTCTTAAGAAGATTAAAGTTTGGTCAAAGTATTCGTGATGAAGGCCCGAAATCTCACCAGAAAAAATCAGGTACACCTACAATGGGCGGTATCATGATTTTATTATCTATTATTGTGGCAACTCTTATTATGGTCAATCAATATGCAGAACTTACATATAAGACGTTTCTATTATTATTTGTCACAATCGGATTTGGTTTATTAGGATTTTTAGATGATTTTATAAAAGTAGTGTTAAAGCGTAACCTTGGATTAACATCTAAACAAAAGTTTTTAGGGCAGGTTGTCATTTCAATTATTTTTTACTTTATTGCAAGACAGTTTGAGTTTTCAACTGAAGTGACGATTCCAGGAATTAAAGACCCAATCGATTTAGGTTGGTTTTATGTTGTTTTCCTCATCATCTGGCTTGTTGGTTTTTCAAACGCGGTCAACTTAACGGATGGATTAGACGGACTTGTCTCTGGTACAAGTGCGATTGCTTTTGGTGCATTTGCAGTTCTTGCTTGGAATGCTGAGCAGTTTGAACTATCTATTTTCTCAGTTGCTGTAGTAGGAGCTGTGTTAGGATTTTTAGTTTTTAATGCCCATCCTGCAAAAGTATTTATGGGGGATACGGGTTCTTTAGCGCTAGGAGGAGCTATCGCTACGGTGGCTGTCTTAATGAAAATGGAATTCTTGCTTGTCATTATCGGTGGTGTATTTGTCATTGAAACACTATCGGTTATTATTCAAGTCGCATCTTTCAAAACAACAGGAAAACGTGTGTTTAAAATGAGCCCGCTTCATCATCATTACGAGCTAAGCGGCTGGTCAGAATGGCGCGTAGTTATGACTTTTTGGGCTGTAGGACTATTATTTGCAATGCTTGGAATTTATATCGAGGTGTGGATTTAA
- a CDS encoding cell division protein FtsQ/DivIB, translating to MEKGKLIVLEDRVPKLQEQRKQKANRRLILYLSLFFILILFIVYSQSSLSNVSNIEVQGNKHVSNKDIVKASGLSKKTSYWKADADQIQEKVEKNPEVKEAVVHKTFPNKVVIDVKEYARIAYVTSGNKYFPVNENGKVLKEVSAKKVSSDAPLLIDWKDGDAIQSMVQELAKTPKSIKGAISEIYYAPTKSEPLHIEVFMNDTREVSGKISNFSDKIVHYPAIASKLSDDQKGIIDLEEGYAFKPYKKSKQ from the coding sequence ATGGAAAAAGGTAAGTTAATTGTTTTAGAAGATCGTGTACCGAAGCTGCAAGAACAGCGAAAGCAAAAAGCAAATAGACGGCTTATTTTGTATTTATCACTCTTTTTCATCCTTATTTTATTTATTGTATATTCTCAATCTTCTCTGAGCAATGTTTCTAACATTGAAGTACAAGGGAATAAACATGTAAGTAATAAGGATATTGTCAAAGCAAGTGGTCTGTCCAAAAAAACCAGCTACTGGAAAGCTGATGCTGATCAAATTCAAGAAAAAGTCGAAAAAAACCCTGAGGTAAAGGAAGCTGTCGTTCACAAAACATTTCCTAATAAGGTCGTAATCGACGTAAAAGAGTACGCAAGAATTGCATATGTAACCTCGGGGAATAAATATTTCCCTGTGAATGAAAATGGAAAAGTTTTAAAAGAAGTAAGCGCTAAGAAAGTGTCATCTGACGCTCCGTTGCTAATTGACTGGAAAGACGGAGACGCTATACAAAGCATGGTTCAAGAATTAGCTAAAACGCCGAAGAGTATAAAAGGGGCTATTTCTGAGATTTACTATGCGCCGACAAAATCAGAACCTCTTCACATCGAGGTATTTATGAATGATACGCGTGAAGTAAGCGGGAAAATTAGCAACTTCTCTGATAAAATTGTTCATTACCCAGCTATTGCAAGTAAATTGAGTGATGATCAAAAAGGTATTATTGATTTAGAAGAAGGATATGCATTTAAACCTTATAAAAAGAGCAAGCAGTAA
- the spoVE gene encoding stage V sporulation protein E: MSTKRSTPDFFLIIVTLSLLTIGLIMVYSASAVWATYKFDDSFFFAKRQLLFAGLGVCAMFVIMNIDYWMWRTWAKPIVIICFVMLVLVLIPGVGLVRNGSQSWIGVGAFSIQPSEFMKFAMIIFLAKYLSENQKKITSFRKGMLPALLLVFLPFGIIMMQPDLGTGTVLVGTCLVMIFVSGAKVSHFAGLGLLGVAGFVGLVLSAPYRIKRITSFLNPWEDPLGSGFQIIQSLYAIGPGGLLGLGLGQSRQKFFYLPEPQTDFIFAILAEELGFIGGTLVLLLFSLLLWRGIKVALGAPDLYGTFLALGIISMVAIQVMINIGVVTGLMPVTGITLPFLSYGGSSLTLMLAAVGVLLNVSRYSRY; this comes from the coding sequence GTGTCGACAAAAAGGTCTACCCCAGATTTTTTTCTCATAATCGTTACGCTTTCCTTGCTAACCATCGGCCTTATCATGGTATACAGCGCAAGTGCGGTATGGGCTACATACAAGTTTGATGATTCTTTTTTCTTTGCTAAACGCCAGCTCTTATTTGCAGGGCTTGGAGTATGCGCTATGTTTGTCATCATGAATATTGATTATTGGATGTGGCGTACATGGGCGAAGCCAATTGTAATCATTTGCTTTGTTATGCTGGTACTTGTATTGATTCCGGGAGTAGGGCTAGTACGGAATGGGTCGCAAAGTTGGATAGGAGTTGGAGCGTTTTCGATTCAGCCTTCAGAATTTATGAAGTTTGCTATGATTATATTTTTAGCGAAATATTTATCAGAAAACCAGAAGAAAATTACATCCTTTAGAAAAGGAATGTTACCGGCGTTATTACTGGTTTTCTTACCGTTTGGCATTATTATGATGCAGCCGGATTTAGGAACGGGAACGGTGCTTGTTGGAACTTGTTTAGTAATGATTTTTGTTTCAGGAGCAAAAGTAAGTCACTTTGCAGGCCTGGGGTTGCTTGGTGTTGCCGGTTTTGTAGGGCTTGTTTTATCGGCTCCTTATAGGATTAAACGCATCACCTCATTTTTAAATCCTTGGGAAGATCCGCTTGGAAGCGGGTTTCAAATCATTCAATCTCTTTATGCAATTGGGCCGGGGGGATTGCTTGGATTAGGGTTAGGGCAAAGTAGACAAAAGTTCTTTTATCTGCCGGAGCCGCAAACTGATTTTATTTTTGCCATTCTAGCAGAAGAGCTCGGGTTCATCGGTGGAACACTCGTTCTACTTTTGTTTAGCTTATTGCTTTGGAGAGGAATTAAAGTAGCGCTCGGAGCACCTGATCTTTACGGAACATTTTTAGCCTTAGGAATTATTTCAATGGTTGCGATTCAAGTCATGATTAATATAGGCGTGGTAACAGGTCTTATGCCTGTTACGGGAATTACGCTTCCATTTTTAAGTTACGGGGGATCATCGCTGACGCTCATGCTGGCAGCAGTTGGAGTTTTGTTAAATGTTAGTAGATATTCTCGCTATTAA
- the ftsZ gene encoding cell division protein FtsZ, whose amino-acid sequence MLEFDTSVDQLATIKVIGVGGGGNNAVNRMIEHGVQGVEFIAVNTDAQALNLSKAETKMQIGAKLTRGLGAGANPEVGKKAAEESKEQIQEALKGADMVFVTAGMGGGTGTGAAPVIAQIARELGALTVGVVTRPFTFEGRKRSTQAAGGIASMKEAVDTLIVIPNDRLLEIVDKNTPMLEAFREADNVLRQGVQGISDLIAVPGLINLDFADVKTIMSNKGSALMGIGIATGENRAAEAAKKAISSPLLETSIDGAQGVLMNITGGTNLSLYEVQEAADIVASASDQEVNMIFGSVINENLKDEIVVTVIATGFSDQDLSQPKPGRPSLSANRMQQSTQQPAPQPKREVKREEPVQQEYTRPSQPQSEDALDIPTFLRNRNRRR is encoded by the coding sequence ATGTTGGAGTTTGATACAAGTGTAGACCAATTAGCGACGATTAAAGTAATCGGTGTCGGAGGCGGCGGTAACAACGCGGTTAACCGAATGATTGAACATGGCGTCCAAGGTGTAGAATTTATTGCAGTTAATACAGATGCACAAGCATTAAATTTATCAAAAGCTGAAACAAAAATGCAAATCGGCGCTAAATTAACAAGAGGATTAGGTGCAGGTGCTAATCCAGAAGTTGGAAAAAAAGCAGCTGAAGAAAGTAAGGAACAAATCCAAGAAGCACTAAAAGGTGCAGATATGGTTTTCGTAACAGCTGGTATGGGTGGAGGAACTGGAACTGGTGCAGCTCCAGTCATTGCCCAAATTGCTCGTGAACTAGGAGCACTAACGGTAGGTGTTGTTACTCGTCCGTTTACGTTTGAAGGCCGTAAGCGTTCTACTCAAGCGGCAGGCGGCATTGCGTCAATGAAAGAAGCAGTGGATACGCTGATTGTTATTCCAAATGATCGCTTATTAGAAATCGTTGATAAAAACACGCCAATGCTAGAAGCGTTCCGTGAAGCGGATAACGTATTACGACAAGGTGTGCAAGGTATTTCAGATTTAATCGCAGTTCCTGGATTAATTAACTTAGACTTCGCTGACGTAAAAACAATTATGTCTAACAAAGGATCGGCACTTATGGGTATCGGTATTGCGACTGGTGAAAACCGTGCTGCTGAAGCGGCTAAAAAAGCTATTTCAAGTCCACTTCTTGAAACATCTATCGATGGAGCTCAAGGTGTATTAATGAATATCACAGGCGGTACAAACCTAAGTCTTTACGAAGTACAAGAAGCTGCAGATATCGTTGCTTCGGCTTCTGACCAAGAAGTAAACATGATCTTTGGATCTGTTATTAACGAAAACCTAAAAGACGAGATTGTTGTTACAGTTATTGCAACTGGCTTTAGTGATCAGGATTTATCACAGCCAAAACCAGGCCGTCCTTCATTATCGGCGAATCGTATGCAGCAATCGACACAGCAACCGGCTCCGCAGCCGAAGCGTGAAGTAAAGCGTGAAGAACCTGTACAGCAAGAATATACGCGTCCATCACAGCCACAGTCTGAAGATGCG
- the ftsA gene encoding cell division protein FtsA: MNSNEIYVSLDIGTSSVKVIIGEMSNDSLNIIGVGNVKSHGLKKGSIVDIDATVQSIRKAVEQAERMVGITIKKVVVGISGNHVFLQDCHGVVAVSSENREITNEDIHRVIDAAQVMSIPPDREIIDVIPKQFIVDGLEGINDPRGMIGVRLEMEGTIITGSRTVLHNLLRCVERAGLEISDICLQPLAAGSIALSRDEKNLGVALVDIGGGSTTVAIFDQGHLKVTNVLAVGGEHITKDLSIGLRTSTEDAENIKIKHGHAFYDHASEEEVFSVPIIGSDQHQQFNQLEISDIIEARLEEILDMITQEVNRLGYKDIPGGFVLTGGVVAMPGILELAQEILKNNVRIAVPDYIGVREPHYTTGVGLIKFAYKNAKIQGREIGAPVVEEEPIEQEMIKPSPKPQQPQQSAEQPKKKNDQNLMKKFFGYFFD, translated from the coding sequence ATGAACAGCAATGAAATATACGTTAGTTTAGACATCGGTACATCCAGTGTGAAAGTGATCATCGGAGAGATGAGTAACGATTCATTGAATATCATTGGTGTAGGGAATGTTAAATCACACGGACTAAAAAAAGGTTCTATCGTTGATATAGATGCAACAGTTCAATCTATTAGAAAAGCAGTAGAACAAGCTGAACGAATGGTAGGCATTACAATTAAAAAGGTTGTAGTGGGCATAAGCGGAAATCATGTATTTTTACAGGATTGTCACGGAGTAGTAGCCGTATCAAGCGAGAATCGTGAAATTACAAACGAAGATATTCATCGAGTAATTGATGCTGCTCAAGTCATGTCTATCCCGCCAGATCGTGAAATCATTGATGTTATTCCAAAGCAATTTATTGTAGATGGCTTAGAAGGTATTAACGATCCTAGAGGTATGATTGGGGTACGTTTAGAAATGGAAGGCACAATCATAACAGGATCTAGAACGGTTTTACATAACTTATTACGCTGTGTAGAAAGAGCTGGTTTAGAAATCAGCGATATTTGTTTACAGCCTCTAGCCGCTGGTTCAATTGCATTATCTCGTGATGAAAAAAACTTAGGTGTCGCACTGGTAGATATCGGTGGAGGTTCAACAACTGTTGCGATCTTTGACCAAGGACATTTGAAAGTAACAAATGTACTAGCTGTTGGCGGAGAGCACATTACCAAGGATTTATCGATTGGCCTTCGCACATCGACTGAAGATGCGGAAAATATTAAGATAAAGCATGGACATGCTTTCTATGATCATGCTTCTGAAGAAGAAGTATTTAGTGTACCGATCATTGGAAGCGATCAGCATCAGCAGTTTAACCAGCTCGAAATCTCTGATATTATTGAAGCTAGATTAGAAGAGATTTTAGATATGATTACGCAAGAGGTGAATCGCCTAGGATACAAAGATATTCCAGGAGGATTTGTTTTAACAGGCGGAGTAGTAGCGATGCCTGGTATTCTTGAGCTAGCTCAAGAAATTTTAAAGAATAACGTGCGCATAGCAGTGCCTGATTATATCGGAGTACGTGAGCCGCATTATACAACAGGTGTAGGATTAATAAAATTTGCATACAAAAATGCTAAAATACAAGGCCGGGAAATTGGAGCGCCAGTTGTGGAAGAAGAGCCGATTGAGCAAGAAATGATCAAACCTAGCCCGAAACCACAGCAGCCGCAACAATCAGCTGAGCAGCCGAAAAAGAAAAATGACCAAAATTTAATGAAGAAGTTTTTTGGATACTTCTTTGATTAA
- the murB gene encoding UDP-N-acetylmuramate dehydrogenase: MEALVKELVEANIGKVRENEPLAKHTTMKIGGPADVLVEPDSVDHLKVTMDIIKKHGVKWRAIGRGSNLLVSDKGIEGVVIKLGAGLDDLTVDGETVTVGGGYPSIKLATVITKQGLSGLEFSSGIPGSVGGAVYMNAGAHGSDMSHVVEKALILFEDGTLEWLTNEELQFSYRHSILQKDRPGVCVEAVLRLKKGTKDDIVAVMQKNKDYRRETQPWNFPCAGSIFRNPLPNYAGDLIEKSNLKGFSVGGAQISEQHANFIVNTGDATASDVLNLIAHVKKTIKEKFDIDIHTEVEIIGR, from the coding sequence ATGGAAGCGTTAGTAAAAGAGTTAGTCGAAGCGAATATTGGAAAGGTTCGTGAAAATGAACCGCTAGCAAAACATACAACAATGAAAATTGGTGGTCCAGCAGATGTGCTTGTAGAACCTGATTCTGTTGATCACTTAAAAGTTACAATGGATATTATTAAAAAACACGGCGTAAAATGGAGAGCGATTGGTCGAGGTTCTAATCTTCTTGTTTCTGATAAGGGAATCGAAGGTGTGGTTATTAAGCTCGGAGCCGGATTAGATGATTTAACAGTAGATGGAGAGACGGTTACTGTAGGTGGGGGATACCCTAGCATCAAGCTTGCAACAGTTATTACAAAACAAGGTCTGTCTGGATTGGAGTTTTCAAGTGGAATTCCTGGATCTGTGGGAGGCGCTGTCTATATGAATGCAGGCGCCCATGGTTCTGATATGTCTCACGTAGTTGAAAAAGCGCTGATTTTATTTGAAGATGGCACTCTTGAGTGGCTGACAAATGAAGAGCTTCAATTTTCGTATCGTCATTCAATTCTACAAAAAGATCGTCCTGGAGTATGTGTGGAAGCCGTGCTGCGTTTGAAAAAGGGAACGAAAGATGATATTGTGGCGGTCATGCAGAAAAATAAAGACTATCGCCGCGAAACACAGCCTTGGAATTTCCCTTGTGCAGGAAGTATTTTTAGAAATCCGCTTCCAAATTATGCAGGAGACTTAATTGAAAAGTCCAACTTAAAAGGTTTTTCCGTGGGCGGTGCGCAAATTAGTGAGCAGCATGCGAACTTCATTGTCAATACAGGAGATGCAACGGCTTCAGACGTGCTGAATTTAATTGCTCACGTTAAGAAGACAATTAAAGAGAAATTCGATATTGATATTCATACAGAAGTTGAGATTATCGGTCGCTAA
- a CDS encoding UDP-N-acetylmuramoyl-L-alanyl-D-glutamate--2,6-diaminopimelate ligase, with amino-acid sequence MDLRELLTHLHDFVQLPEQNIDITSIEMDSREVKPGALFICIDGYTVDGHSFAQMAVEKGAVAILAEKPVDVEVPVVRVKSTKRAMAVLADAFYNQPTQKMHLIGVTGTNGKTTITHLIEHIFKSQHKKTGLIGTIEIRIGNTSYDVKNTTPESLTLQKTFHQMAEENVEVAMMEVSSHALDLGRVHGCDFDVAVFSNLTQDHLDYHHTMEDYRRAKGLLFAQLGNAYNHNRPKFAVLNADDAATEEYIKNTAATVITYGIDRESDIRATNIQITNSGTTFDLTTPTETVRVEMKLIGKFSVYNVLAATAACLVSGIPLSVIVEEIKVLEGVSGRFEVVDAEQDFTVIVDYAHTPDSLENVLKTVKEFAKRNIYVIVGCGGDRDRTKRPIMARIAAEYSSQAILTSDNPRSEDPLAILKDMEEGLETDNYVTIADRAEAIRYAVEAAHADDVIVIAGKGHETYQIIGKKVFDFDDREVARKMIEERK; translated from the coding sequence ATGGATTTACGAGAACTACTAACACATTTACATGATTTTGTTCAGCTTCCTGAACAGAATATTGATATTACATCAATTGAAATGGATTCAAGAGAAGTTAAGCCCGGAGCATTGTTTATTTGTATAGACGGCTATACGGTTGATGGCCATAGCTTTGCACAGATGGCTGTGGAAAAAGGGGCAGTAGCAATTTTAGCAGAAAAGCCTGTGGATGTAGAAGTGCCTGTTGTACGTGTGAAAAGTACAAAGCGAGCAATGGCAGTACTAGCAGATGCTTTTTACAATCAGCCCACACAAAAAATGCATTTAATTGGTGTAACAGGAACAAATGGAAAAACAACGATTACACATTTAATTGAGCATATCTTTAAATCACAACATAAAAAGACGGGTCTAATTGGAACGATTGAAATTCGTATTGGTAATACGTCGTACGATGTGAAAAACACAACTCCTGAATCGCTGACGCTTCAAAAAACATTTCATCAAATGGCCGAGGAGAATGTAGAAGTAGCGATGATGGAAGTATCATCTCACGCGCTTGACTTAGGACGCGTACACGGGTGCGATTTTGACGTGGCGGTATTTAGTAACTTAACGCAAGATCACCTGGACTATCATCATACAATGGAAGATTATCGTCGTGCGAAAGGGTTGCTATTTGCACAACTAGGAAATGCTTATAACCATAATCGTCCTAAATTTGCTGTTCTTAATGCCGATGATGCGGCAACTGAAGAATATATTAAAAACACGGCTGCTACAGTGATTACCTATGGTATTGACCGTGAAAGTGATATTCGTGCAACAAATATTCAAATTACAAACAGTGGCACAACGTTCGACTTGACAACACCGACAGAAACGGTTCGTGTAGAAATGAAGCTTATTGGGAAATTCAGCGTCTACAACGTATTAGCCGCTACGGCTGCATGTTTAGTATCAGGTATCCCTCTGTCAGTTATTGTCGAGGAAATAAAAGTGCTAGAAGGCGTATCTGGCCGTTTTGAAGTGGTTGATGCGGAGCAAGATTTTACGGTTATCGTTGATTATGCCCACACGCCGGACAGTTTAGAGAATGTGTTAAAAACTGTAAAAGAATTCGCAAAACGCAATATATATGTTATTGTTGGTTGTGGCGGAGATCGAGATCGTACAAAACGACCAATCATGGCTCGGATTGCAGCTGAATACAGTTCACAAGCTATTTTGACATCTGATAATCCACGAAGTGAAGATCCATTAGCTATTTTGAAAGATATGGAAGAAGGCTTGGAGACAGATAACTATGTGACAATTGCTGATCGTGCAGAAGCTATTCGCTATGCAGTTGAAGCAGCGCATGCAGATGATGTTATTGTCATTGCTGGAAAAGGGCACGAGACCTATCAAATTATTGGTAAAAAAGTATTCGATTTTGACGATCGAGAAGTAGCACGCAAAATGATTGAGGAGCGAAAGTAG